The following proteins are encoded in a genomic region of Dyadobacter sp. UC 10:
- a CDS encoding (R)-mandelonitrile lyase, protein MIQLPDTPLFPKGNPLPESYFVGNAFLTPLISKDKNNDFAMGSVTFEPGARTNWHTHPRGQVLIVTEGSGFYQEKGKPARPIKRGDVINISENTEHWHGASARIKMVHIAVTNYEGEQNVVWLQPVTEEEYAVVNKQ, encoded by the coding sequence ATGATACAACTGCCTGATACCCCGCTCTTTCCAAAGGGGAATCCACTGCCAGAAAGTTATTTTGTCGGAAACGCCTTCCTGACGCCGCTGATATCGAAAGATAAAAACAACGATTTTGCAATGGGCAGCGTGACTTTCGAGCCAGGCGCCCGCACTAATTGGCACACGCATCCGCGAGGACAAGTTTTGATCGTAACCGAGGGTTCCGGATTTTACCAGGAAAAAGGCAAACCAGCCCGGCCCATCAAAAGAGGCGACGTCATTAACATCTCCGAAAACACAGAGCACTGGCACGGAGCCTCAGCCAGGATCAAAATGGTGCATATCGCGGTTACCAATTATGAAGGGGAGCAAAATGTAGTTTGGCTGCAACCGGTTACAGAGGAGGAATATGCGGTAGTTAACAAACAATAA